In one Polaribacter sp. ALD11 genomic region, the following are encoded:
- the dapA gene encoding 4-hydroxy-tetrahydrodipicolinate synthase: MQKFIGTGVALVTPFKEDLSVDFNALVKLVNFNIENGTNYLVINGTTAESATISKEEKLQIIDLIVATNAGRVPLVLGIGGNNTLEVVKDIKTTDLSNIDGILSVVPYYSKPTQEGFYQHFKTLAAATEKPIILYNVPGRTAKNMDARTTIRLANDFTNIVGVKEAGNNMQQYLELLKNKPADFLVISGDDDLALGITLAGGAGVISVIGQAYPKEFSTLINCGLNGENKEGYAIHFKMMEIIDLIFEENNPAGIKTVLQELGICRNEVRLPLVKASEELHGKIANYVKTFSF, encoded by the coding sequence ATGCAAAAGTTTATAGGAACAGGAGTTGCTTTAGTTACCCCTTTTAAAGAAGATTTAAGTGTAGATTTTAATGCACTTGTAAAGTTGGTGAATTTCAATATAGAAAACGGTACAAACTATTTAGTAATAAATGGTACAACTGCAGAAAGCGCAACAATTAGTAAAGAAGAAAAACTTCAGATTATAGACCTTATTGTAGCAACAAATGCAGGTAGAGTTCCTTTAGTTTTGGGGATTGGAGGAAACAATACTTTAGAAGTTGTAAAAGATATAAAAACTACAGATTTAAGTAATATTGATGGTATTTTGTCTGTTGTACCTTATTATAGTAAACCAACACAAGAAGGTTTTTATCAGCATTTTAAAACATTGGCAGCGGCAACAGAAAAGCCAATTATATTATACAACGTTCCTGGTAGAACAGCAAAAAATATGGACGCTAGAACAACTATTCGTTTGGCAAATGATTTTACCAATATAGTAGGAGTGAAGGAAGCAGGGAATAATATGCAGCAATATTTAGAGTTGTTGAAAAACAAACCAGCAGATTTTTTAGTTATTTCTGGTGATGATGATTTGGCCTTGGGAATAACACTAGCAGGTGGTGCAGGAGTTATTTCTGTGATTGGACAAGCATATCCAAAAGAATTTTCTACTTTAATTAATTGTGGTTTAAATGGCGAAAATAAAGAAGGTTATGCAATTCATTTTAAGATGATGGAGATAATAGACTTAATTTTTGAAGAAAATAATCCGGCAGGAATAAAAACAGTTTTGCAAGAATTAGGAATTTGTAGAAACGAAGTTCGTTTACCTTTAGTGAAGGCTTCTGAAGAATTACATGGCAAAATTGCCAATTATGTAAAAACCTTTTCGTTTTAG
- a CDS encoding esterase-like activity of phytase family protein — MKVNLIFLLLIVNLYSCSTGKKNNLQFVSEFVLKDSVSLKGTIIGGLSGVDYSNGFYYFVIDDANNPRFVKAIINIDKRKITSINFKDVIFLNDSITNFYKENSLDLESIFVDEEKKQINFSTEGSIRRGSKPSIFTTDFSGNFITEYELPESLQNLKNIKHNGVLEGSSKSIDKKGFWSIMEAPLKNDGVEPTFTKTQSPVRITYYNTETKRATKQFAYQLEQITKPSKGTVNLNGVTAILEYDKNKFFIIERTYQSGYGAYGNIVRVFDAEVTQETSNILNVKSLKETSYLPLKKRLLINFEDLKDKLTEGIIDNIEGVTFGPVLENGNQSLLLVSDDNFQVYGKQLNQFILLEIVRE; from the coding sequence ATGAAAGTAAATCTTATTTTTTTATTACTGATAGTTAATTTATATTCTTGTAGTACTGGTAAAAAAAATAATTTACAGTTTGTTAGCGAGTTTGTTCTTAAAGATTCAGTATCACTTAAAGGTACAATAATTGGCGGTTTATCTGGTGTAGATTATAGTAATGGGTTTTATTATTTTGTTATAGATGACGCAAACAATCCTAGGTTTGTAAAGGCTATAATTAATATTGATAAAAGAAAAATAACAAGTATTAATTTTAAAGATGTTATTTTTTTAAATGATTCAATCACTAATTTCTATAAAGAAAATAGCTTAGATTTAGAATCTATTTTTGTAGACGAAGAAAAAAAGCAAATTAATTTTTCTACGGAAGGTTCTATTAGAAGAGGAAGCAAGCCAAGTATTTTTACGACAGATTTTAGTGGGAATTTTATTACAGAATATGAATTACCAGAAAGTCTTCAAAATTTAAAAAACATAAAACACAATGGTGTATTAGAAGGCTCTTCTAAAAGTATTGATAAAAAAGGTTTCTGGTCTATAATGGAAGCTCCTTTAAAAAATGATGGAGTAGAACCAACTTTTACTAAAACACAATCTCCTGTTAGAATTACGTATTATAACACTGAAACAAAGAGGGCTACGAAGCAATTTGCATATCAATTAGAGCAAATTACAAAACCTTCGAAAGGGACTGTAAATTTAAACGGAGTAACAGCTATACTCGAATATGATAAAAATAAGTTCTTTATCATCGAAAGAACCTACCAAAGCGGTTATGGAGCTTATGGCAATATTGTCCGAGTTTTTGATGCAGAAGTTACACAAGAAACCTCCAATATTTTAAATGTAAAGTCATTAAAAGAAACAAGCTATTTGCCACTAAAGAAACGTTTGCTTATTAATTTTGAAGATTTAAAAGATAAGTTAACAGAAGGAATTATAGACAATATAGAAGGTGTTACTTTTGGTCCCGTTTTAGAGAATGGCAATCAATCTTTGTTATTAGTTTCAGATGATAATTTTCAGGTGTATGGCAAACAACTAAATCAGTTTATTTTATTAGAAATAGTAAGAGAATAA
- a CDS encoding lysoplasmalogenase, which produces MKRKTKVISASVLFLVIVVLHILGLLFYDKLAFLTKPFITISLAVIYLLSVNKVSFWYVSALFFSFWGDTFLLFKEAFFLFGLVSFLIAHILYIKISSNYLKKISYNKILTYSIPFVIAFGSIVYLIRDNLGEMLVPVIIYGLIISAFGTLTLLNYVQQKNTENLWLFLGALIFIISDSLLAVNKFYEAREVYGLSIMITYIVAQYLICKAMVVKDS; this is translated from the coding sequence ATGAAAAGAAAAACCAAAGTAATATCAGCATCAGTATTATTTCTTGTTATTGTTGTATTGCATATTTTAGGACTTTTGTTTTATGATAAATTAGCTTTTTTAACAAAACCATTTATAACAATATCTTTAGCTGTTATTTATTTGCTATCGGTTAATAAAGTGAGCTTTTGGTATGTCTCAGCATTATTTTTCTCTTTTTGGGGAGATACTTTTTTGCTTTTTAAAGAAGCCTTTTTCTTATTCGGACTTGTTTCTTTTTTAATAGCCCATATTTTATACATAAAAATATCTTCGAACTATTTAAAGAAAATAAGCTATAATAAGATTCTTACATATTCAATTCCGTTTGTAATTGCTTTTGGAAGTATCGTTTATTTAATACGAGATAATTTGGGCGAAATGTTAGTTCCTGTAATAATTTATGGACTTATAATCTCTGCTTTTGGTACACTTACTTTGTTAAATTATGTGCAACAAAAAAACACTGAAAACTTATGGTTATTTTTAGGTGCTTTAATTTTTATAATATCAGATAGTCTATTAGCTGTTAATAAGTTTTATGAAGCTAGAGAGGTGTATGGTTTAAGTATAATGATTACTTATATTGTTGCTCAATATCTAATTTGTAAAGCAATGGTGGTAAAAGATTCTTAG
- a CDS encoding M1 family aminopeptidase yields the protein MFSTIFKQELKYWFNRPLFYIYASIFLLLAFFLSATSAGIWDGITGTTGSSRIVNSPINVNGLFNGFTVLIFFLFPSIIGVSIYRDFKSEMHTILYSYPFTKADYLFAKFFSGIVVVSAIVLGIAIGMIIGFRFPGTNSEIVGDFNIMTYLQTYLVYILPNVLFFGAVVFAVVTFSRNIAAGFITVIILMFAQGAIASIFSEPEQASLLAILDPFGSSASDYYTKYWTVSEQNELQTPIKELIIYNRLLWLVISSLIFGLVFKYFKFSQNAISISFRKSKGERVTKTNFSGITTITLPKVTKDFSFIQNLKTMWKLSNIDFRYIYKSLPFICILIVGILMLLGTLFSSSEIFGTDTLPVTWQMLGGGNIFSLLVINVCTFLYAGMLVQRARTAKISHLVDSTPIPNWTLLFSKLIALLKMQLVLLAVIMVSGMLFQVYKGYYDFEIGHYIKELFGLKFLNYLVWALLSIFIQTLVKNQYLGFFILLIIAIGTPFLSLIGIELSIFKYNEGPGYSYSDMNGYGSALSRYLWYKLYWILGGTLLLILSILMWVRGLPSSFVERLNIATKRFKTPYKVSFIVVLVAFLTLGVTIYLETKADTKNSASKQAELNAVKWEKTYKKYADYKQPRVVAVNADVHIFPKKKTYKASAIYTLVNKTNKAIDSIFLNHNSLENTFEFNKPNNLVLEDTVFNFDIYKFNKKIQPGDTLQLTINVKSEENTMFQKKSPIRENGTFINNSSMFPTLGYSSGGELTDNKTREKYDLSVNNLRPHPSDSTALGNTYISKDSDWIDFEATVSTSEDQIAIAPGYLQKEWTEGNRKYFHYKMDSKILNFYAFNSARYEVKKEIWNGISLEIYYHKPHDYNLDRMMKGMKASVAYNAKNFSPYQHKQLRIIEFPRTAGTFAQAFANTIPFSEGFGFIADVDEENEDGVDYPFAVTVHEVAHQWWAHQVIGADVLGATMLSESMSEYVSLKVLEHQHGKPKMRKFLKDALDGYLMQRTFETKREKPLMYNDGQGYIRYQKGSLVLYALSDYIGEEKLNGALKKYVEKVQFQEPPYTTSIEMVNYIREVTPDSLQYVIKDMFETITLYKNRIVAVESTELENGTYQVDIEFEVSKYRNDEKGKKFYGEKVGDTLSYKTEKMSSPILSLPLADYIDIGIFSSDEIEGEKKEKQLYFQKHKITQIHNKITIIVAEKPIEVGIDPYNKLIDTKSDDNRRKL from the coding sequence ATGTTTTCAACAATATTCAAACAAGAATTAAAGTATTGGTTTAATAGACCTTTATTTTATATATACGCATCAATATTTTTACTCTTAGCCTTCTTTTTATCCGCAACATCTGCTGGTATTTGGGACGGTATTACAGGAACTACAGGTTCTTCTAGAATTGTAAATTCGCCAATTAATGTAAATGGTTTATTTAACGGTTTTACAGTTTTAATTTTCTTTTTATTTCCATCAATTATTGGCGTTTCTATTTATAGAGATTTTAAAAGTGAAATGCACACTATCTTATATTCGTACCCTTTTACAAAAGCAGATTATTTATTCGCAAAGTTTTTTAGCGGTATTGTGGTGGTGTCTGCAATTGTTTTAGGAATTGCTATTGGAATGATTATTGGTTTTCGCTTTCCGGGAACCAATTCCGAAATTGTGGGCGATTTTAATATTATGACTTATTTGCAGACGTATTTGGTTTATATTTTACCAAATGTGTTGTTTTTTGGTGCTGTAGTTTTTGCGGTAGTCACTTTTTCTAGAAATATTGCAGCAGGTTTTATAACCGTAATCATTTTAATGTTTGCGCAAGGAGCAATAGCAAGTATTTTTTCTGAACCAGAACAAGCTAGTTTATTAGCAATTTTAGATCCTTTCGGATCTTCGGCTTCAGATTATTATACTAAATATTGGACTGTTTCTGAACAAAACGAATTACAAACACCAATAAAAGAATTAATTATATACAACAGATTGTTATGGTTGGTTATTTCTTCTTTAATCTTCGGATTGGTTTTTAAGTACTTTAAATTCAGTCAGAATGCCATTTCTATTTCTTTTAGAAAGTCGAAAGGAGAAAGAGTTACAAAGACAAATTTTAGTGGTATTACAACAATTACATTACCAAAAGTAACAAAAGATTTTTCTTTTATTCAGAATTTAAAAACGATGTGGAAATTGTCTAACATCGATTTTAGATATATTTATAAGAGTTTACCTTTTATTTGTATTTTAATAGTGGGTATTTTAATGTTGTTAGGAACGTTGTTTAGTTCTAGCGAAATTTTTGGTACAGACACACTTCCTGTTACGTGGCAAATGTTGGGTGGAGGTAACATTTTTAGTTTACTTGTAATAAATGTATGTACTTTTTTATATGCAGGTATGTTGGTGCAAAGAGCAAGAACTGCTAAAATAAGTCATTTAGTAGATAGCACACCAATACCAAACTGGACGTTGTTATTCTCTAAGTTAATTGCATTGTTAAAAATGCAATTAGTTTTATTAGCAGTAATTATGGTTTCTGGTATGCTTTTTCAAGTTTATAAAGGTTATTATGATTTCGAAATAGGTCATTATATAAAAGAATTATTTGGGTTAAAATTCTTAAACTATTTAGTTTGGGCATTGTTATCAATCTTTATTCAAACATTGGTTAAAAACCAATATTTAGGATTTTTTATTTTATTGATAATTGCCATCGGTACGCCCTTTTTATCTTTAATAGGAATAGAATTATCAATCTTTAAATACAATGAAGGTCCAGGTTATAGTTATTCAGACATGAATGGATATGGTTCTGCTTTATCAAGATATTTATGGTATAAGTTGTATTGGATTTTAGGAGGAACCTTATTACTAATTCTAAGTATTTTAATGTGGGTAAGAGGTTTACCAAGTTCTTTTGTAGAGAGATTAAATATTGCGACAAAACGATTTAAAACGCCGTATAAAGTTAGTTTTATTGTGGTTTTGGTTGCTTTTTTAACTTTAGGAGTTACTATTTATTTAGAAACAAAGGCAGACACTAAAAACTCAGCTTCTAAACAAGCGGAACTAAATGCCGTTAAATGGGAAAAAACATATAAAAAGTACGCAGATTATAAACAACCTAGGGTAGTTGCCGTAAATGCTGATGTGCATATTTTTCCGAAGAAAAAAACGTACAAAGCAAGTGCCATTTATACGCTGGTAAATAAAACGAATAAAGCAATAGATAGTATTTTCTTGAATCATAATTCGTTGGAAAATACCTTTGAATTTAACAAACCAAATAATCTCGTTTTAGAAGACACAGTTTTTAATTTTGATATTTATAAGTTTAATAAAAAAATACAGCCAGGAGATACTTTGCAACTTACAATCAATGTAAAAAGTGAAGAAAACACCATGTTTCAAAAGAAATCTCCTATCAGAGAAAACGGAACATTTATTAATAATTCTTCAATGTTTCCTACTTTAGGATATTCATCTGGAGGAGAATTGACAGATAATAAGACACGTGAAAAGTACGATTTATCGGTTAATAATTTACGTCCGCATCCATCAGACTCTACAGCTTTAGGGAATACGTATATCTCTAAAGACTCAGATTGGATCGATTTTGAAGCAACAGTTTCTACTTCCGAAGACCAAATTGCTATTGCACCAGGATATTTGCAAAAAGAATGGACAGAAGGAAATCGTAAATATTTCCATTATAAAATGGATAGTAAAATATTGAATTTTTATGCATTTAATTCTGCGAGATATGAAGTAAAGAAAGAAATATGGAACGGAATTAGTTTAGAAATTTACTATCACAAACCGCATGATTATAACCTAGATAGAATGATGAAAGGAATGAAAGCTTCGGTTGCTTATAATGCGAAGAATTTTAGCCCATATCAACACAAACAGTTAAGAATTATAGAGTTTCCAAGAACTGCAGGTACTTTTGCACAAGCTTTTGCGAATACAATTCCATTTTCAGAAGGTTTTGGTTTTATTGCAGACGTAGATGAAGAAAATGAAGACGGTGTAGATTATCCTTTTGCTGTTACAGTTCATGAAGTTGCACATCAATGGTGGGCGCATCAAGTAATTGGAGCAGATGTTTTAGGAGCAACAATGCTATCTGAAAGCATGTCTGAATATGTTTCTTTAAAGGTTTTAGAGCATCAACATGGCAAACCGAAGATGCGTAAATTCTTAAAAGATGCTTTAGATGGTTATTTAATGCAACGAACTTTTGAAACTAAGAGAGAAAAACCGTTAATGTATAATGACGGGCAAGGGTATATTCGTTATCAAAAAGGTTCTTTGGTTTTATATGCTTTAAGTGATTATATCGGTGAAGAAAAATTAAACGGAGCGTTAAAAAAATATGTAGAAAAGGTACAGTTTCAAGAGCCACCTTACACAACTTCTATCGAGATGGTTAACTATATTAGAGAAGTAACGCCAGATTCTTTACAATATGTAATAAAAGATATGTTTGAGACGATTACGCTGTATAAAAATAGAATTGTAGCTGTAGAGTCTACCGAATTAGAAAATGGTACCTACCAAGTAGATATTGAGTTTGAAGTTTCTAAATATAGAAATGATGAAAAAGGAAAGAAATTTTATGGAGAAAAAGTAGGTGATACTTTAAGTTATAAAACAGAGAAAATGAGTTCTCCTATTTTATCGCTTCCTTTGGCAGATTATATAGATATTGGTATCTTTTCTAGCGATGAAATAGAAGGGGAAAAGAAGGAAAAACAACTGTATTTTCAAAAACATAAAATAACTCAGATTCATAATAAGATTACAATAATTGTAGCTGAAAAGCCTATTGAAGTAGGGATAGATCCTTACAATAAATTAATAGATACAAAGTCTGACGATAACAGGAGGAAATTATAA
- a CDS encoding ABC transporter ATP-binding protein, with protein MKLVIENLTKTYKNGVKAIDNLSIEISTGMFGLLGPNGAGKSSLMRTIATLQSPDSGSITFDGINVLEDNLSLRKVLGYLPQSFGVYPKMSAEELLDYFAVLKGISNKIERKAIVKEVLEITNLYEVRRKHVAGYSGGMKQRFGIAQLLLNNPKLIIVDEPTAGLDPAERHKFLNVLREVGSNCIIIFSTHIVEDIKELCNEMAILNGGKILKHTTPQKATEELENTIWTKIIEKDNLEENMKLYNVLSRNFNPDNTLNIRVHATVKPSEDFVAVKPQLDDVYFIALKQDEPELV; from the coding sequence ATGAAGTTAGTAATTGAAAATTTAACAAAGACTTATAAAAACGGCGTAAAAGCAATCGATAATTTAAGTATAGAAATTAGCACAGGAATGTTTGGTTTATTAGGGCCTAATGGCGCTGGAAAATCATCATTAATGAGAACAATTGCGACGTTACAAAGTCCAGATTCGGGTTCAATTACTTTCGATGGTATTAATGTTTTAGAAGACAATCTTTCTTTAAGAAAAGTTTTAGGGTATTTGCCTCAATCTTTTGGTGTATACCCTAAAATGTCTGCAGAAGAATTACTAGATTATTTTGCGGTTTTAAAAGGAATTTCAAATAAAATAGAAAGAAAAGCCATTGTAAAAGAGGTCTTAGAAATTACGAATTTATATGAAGTAAGACGCAAACATGTTGCTGGTTACTCTGGCGGAATGAAACAACGTTTTGGTATTGCACAACTACTTTTAAATAACCCAAAATTAATTATTGTAGATGAGCCAACTGCTGGTTTAGATCCTGCAGAAAGACATAAGTTTTTAAATGTTTTACGTGAAGTTGGTTCTAACTGTATCATTATTTTTTCTACACATATTGTAGAAGATATTAAGGAACTTTGTAATGAAATGGCGATTTTAAATGGAGGGAAAATTTTAAAACATACAACGCCACAAAAAGCAACAGAAGAGTTAGAAAATACAATTTGGACAAAAATTATAGAGAAAGATAATTTAGAAGAAAACATGAAGCTTTATAATGTGTTGTCTAGAAATTTTAACCCAGACAATACGCTAAATATTAGAGTACACGCAACAGTAAAACCTTCGGAAGATTTTGTGGCAGTAAAACCGCAATTAGACGACGTGTATTTTATTGCTTTAAAACAAGATGAACCAGAGTTGGTATAA
- a CDS encoding M42 family metallopeptidase, whose amino-acid sequence MTKKSILNKESLTFLEKYLNNAAPTGYEWEGQKIWMDYLKPYVDTFITDTYGSAVGVINPDAKYKVVIEGHADEISWYVNYISDNGLIYVIRNGGSDHQIAPSKIVNIHTKNGIVKGVFGWPAIHTRDKSNEEAPKPDNIFIDTGCATKKEVEALGVHVGCVITYPDEFHILNGDKFVCRALDNRMGGFMIAEVARLLKENKKELPFGLYITNSVQEEIGLRGAEMITQTIKPNVAIVTDVTHDTTTPMIEVKKAGLLELGKGPVIAYAPAVQQKLRDLITETAEANKIPFQRSALSRATGTDTDAFAYSNGGVASALISLPLRYMHTTVEMVHRDDVENVIKMIYETLLNIKDGETFSYFE is encoded by the coding sequence ATGACAAAAAAATCAATATTAAATAAAGAATCGCTTACATTTTTAGAAAAATACTTAAATAATGCTGCACCAACTGGTTACGAATGGGAAGGTCAGAAAATTTGGATGGATTACCTAAAACCTTACGTAGACACCTTTATCACAGATACATATGGTTCTGCTGTAGGAGTTATAAACCCAGATGCAAAATACAAAGTTGTAATTGAAGGGCATGCAGATGAAATTTCTTGGTATGTAAATTATATTTCAGATAACGGATTAATTTACGTGATTAGAAATGGTGGTTCAGATCATCAAATTGCACCAAGTAAAATTGTAAACATTCATACTAAAAACGGAATTGTAAAAGGTGTTTTTGGATGGCCAGCAATTCACACCAGAGATAAATCTAATGAAGAAGCGCCAAAACCAGACAATATTTTTATAGACACCGGTTGTGCTACAAAAAAAGAAGTTGAAGCATTAGGTGTGCATGTTGGTTGTGTAATTACGTACCCAGATGAGTTTCATATTTTAAACGGAGACAAATTTGTTTGTAGAGCTTTAGACAACAGAATGGGCGGTTTTATGATTGCCGAAGTTGCCCGTTTATTAAAAGAAAACAAAAAAGAATTGCCTTTTGGCTTGTACATTACAAACTCTGTACAAGAAGAAATTGGTTTGCGTGGTGCAGAAATGATTACACAAACCATAAAGCCAAATGTTGCTATTGTTACAGATGTAACGCACGACACAACAACGCCAATGATTGAGGTTAAAAAAGCAGGCCTTTTAGAACTAGGTAAAGGTCCGGTTATTGCTTATGCTCCAGCGGTTCAACAAAAATTACGAGATTTAATTACAGAAACCGCCGAAGCGAATAAGATTCCTTTTCAACGTTCTGCACTTTCTAGAGCAACCGGTACAGATACAGATGCTTTTGCGTATAGCAATGGTGGTGTTGCTTCTGCATTAATCTCTTTACCATTAAGATACATGCACACAACTGTAGAAATGGTGCATAGAGATGATGTAGAAAATGTAATTAAAATGATTTATGAAACATTATTAAACATCAAAGACGGAGAAACTTTTTCTTATTTTGAATAA
- a CDS encoding NUDIX domain-containing protein encodes MIIFYMNEFIDILTPEGKPTGKTALKSEAHKHGWFHATVHIWLFTSAKKILLQKRVLTKKVFPGLWDISVAGHVAAGEEILASAKREVFEEIGLKLEDKDLIKIGTRIHQISHANGIQDNEHHHVFVAELKVPISELNIQTEEVAAIKLFDLDILQNTENFENVLLSRFHEYYCSVYNQIQQQIKQR; translated from the coding sequence ATGATAATTTTTTATATGAACGAATTTATAGATATTTTAACACCGGAAGGAAAACCAACAGGAAAAACCGCTTTAAAATCGGAAGCGCATAAACATGGTTGGTTTCACGCCACGGTTCATATTTGGTTGTTTACTTCAGCTAAAAAAATATTGCTTCAAAAAAGAGTATTGACCAAGAAAGTATTTCCTGGTTTGTGGGACATTTCGGTTGCAGGACATGTTGCTGCTGGTGAAGAAATTTTAGCTTCTGCAAAAAGAGAAGTTTTTGAGGAAATTGGGTTAAAACTAGAAGATAAAGATCTTATTAAAATTGGTACAAGAATTCATCAAATTTCACATGCAAACGGAATTCAAGACAACGAGCATCATCATGTTTTTGTAGCTGAATTAAAAGTCCCAATTTCAGAATTAAATATTCAAACGGAAGAAGTTGCGGCAATTAAATTATTCGACTTAGACATTCTTCAAAATACAGAAAATTTCGAAAACGTTTTATTATCGAGATTTCATGAGTATTATTGCTCAGTTTACAATCAAATTCAGCAGCAAATAAAACAAAGATGA
- a CDS encoding DUF294 nucleotidyltransferase-like domain-containing protein has translation MKNTISERVYDFLKNYPPFNLLTASKILEISSEVKIIYLEKGKVLFNQNDTNHKHFYIVRNGGISLHKNLQNEKTLIDICDGGDIFGLRPLISNENYSLDAIANEESIVYGIPITIFEAVSDKNSKINKYLLTSFASTSFDPYTNEQNNNIFTDYITKDNLEYSNLHAVNYTKKPLKCTIKSTIKEAAIKMSAQKIGCIVVVDEEGLPKGIITNSDIKNKIATGLFSIDTSVKEIMSSPVITQSKNLTVLDAQLQMIKHKVGHLCITADGTSNSTLIGILTNHDVLASLGNNPTVILKEIKRAKKTKEIRKIRNKANLLLKLYLEQNIPLSHISKIISEINDSVTIRVIELSLKKMDTPPPVKFSWLALGSQGRKEQLLYTDQDNALIFEDTAPEQYLETKKYFLKLAGHVTKSLHKIGYEYCPAEMMASNPEWCMSLSKWKNQFTDWIVNIDEKAILLSSIFFDFNHVYGDITLPKELTKSIFKTLNKSSRLFTFLGKEAIASPSPLGFFKQFLVENNGDHKDSFNIKTRALIPLINAARLLILSNNISEINNTAQRFERLAEIEPQNKELYESCSYAFKALLKFKTKQGILHNDSGKFIQLESLTKEEKLKLKRCFKPIREIQEVLSIRYSLTI, from the coding sequence ATGAAAAACACAATTTCAGAACGCGTTTACGATTTCTTAAAAAACTATCCTCCCTTCAATTTACTAACTGCTAGTAAAATACTAGAAATTTCTTCCGAAGTAAAAATTATATACTTAGAAAAAGGAAAAGTTCTTTTTAATCAAAATGACACCAATCACAAACATTTTTACATTGTTAGAAATGGAGGTATTAGTTTACATAAAAATTTACAAAACGAAAAAACCCTTATAGATATTTGCGACGGTGGAGATATTTTTGGTCTAAGACCTTTAATCAGTAATGAGAATTACTCTTTAGATGCGATTGCTAATGAAGAATCTATTGTTTACGGAATTCCTATTACCATTTTTGAAGCAGTTTCAGATAAAAACTCTAAAATTAATAAATACTTATTAACTTCTTTTGCTTCTACCTCTTTTGACCCTTATACAAATGAACAAAACAACAACATATTTACAGATTATATAACAAAAGATAATTTAGAGTATTCTAATTTACATGCTGTTAATTACACAAAAAAACCTTTAAAATGTACTATAAAATCTACAATTAAAGAGGCTGCTATAAAAATGAGTGCTCAAAAAATTGGTTGTATTGTAGTTGTTGATGAAGAGGGACTTCCTAAAGGAATTATTACAAATAGTGATATTAAAAATAAAATAGCAACAGGTCTTTTTTCTATAGATACCTCTGTTAAAGAAATTATGTCTTCCCCTGTTATAACGCAATCAAAAAATCTAACAGTTTTAGACGCTCAATTACAAATGATAAAACACAAAGTTGGTCATTTATGTATTACTGCCGATGGTACTAGTAATTCTACATTAATAGGAATTCTAACAAACCATGATGTATTAGCTTCACTAGGAAACAACCCAACCGTTATTTTAAAAGAAATTAAACGAGCTAAAAAAACGAAAGAGATTCGTAAAATTAGAAATAAGGCAAACCTGCTTTTAAAGCTATATTTAGAACAAAACATTCCATTATCGCATATTTCTAAAATTATTTCAGAAATAAATGACAGTGTAACGATAAGAGTCATTGAACTTTCTTTAAAAAAGATGGATACACCTCCGCCAGTAAAATTTTCCTGGTTGGCACTAGGTAGCCAAGGCAGAAAAGAACAACTCTTATATACAGACCAAGACAATGCTTTAATTTTTGAAGATACTGCCCCTGAACAGTATTTAGAAACCAAAAAGTATTTTTTAAAATTAGCAGGCCATGTTACAAAGTCGCTTCATAAAATTGGTTACGAATATTGTCCTGCAGAAATGATGGCGAGCAACCCAGAATGGTGTATGTCTTTATCTAAATGGAAAAACCAGTTTACCGATTGGATTGTTAATATCGATGAAAAAGCCATTTTACTATCTTCAATTTTCTTTGATTTTAATCATGTTTATGGTGACATTACGTTGCCTAAAGAACTAACAAAAAGTATTTTTAAAACATTGAATAAAAGCAGTCGTTTATTTACTTTTTTAGGAAAAGAAGCCATTGCAAGCCCTTCTCCATTAGGTTTTTTTAAACAGTTTTTAGTTGAAAACAATGGAGATCATAAAGATTCTTTTAATATAAAAACAAGAGCCTTAATTCCGTTAATTAATGCCGCTAGACTTTTAATCTTGTCAAATAATATTTCAGAAATTAATAATACTGCACAACGTTTTGAAAGGTTAGCAGAAATAGAGCCTCAAAACAAAGAATTATATGAATCTTGTTCCTATGCTTTTAAAGCATTATTAAAATTTAAAACAAAACAAGGAATACTACACAATGATTCTGGTAAATTTATACAGTTAGAGTCTTTAACTAAAGAAGAAAAATTAAAACTAAAAAGATGTTTTAAACCTATTCGAGAAATTCAAGAGGTACTTTCTATAAGATATAGTTTAACAATATAA